ATATTTGCAGTTAATAGATTAGAAATGATAATATGGAGAGGAGTGCTAGCCTCTCTATTTTTCCAGGAGGACATTATGAATAAAATTTTTCACTATCTGGATAAGAAAACGAAATTTTATACTGTCATCGGGGCACTGGCAAATGGAGGATTGGCTCTTGCTCAACCTTTAGTAGTATCTCGAGCTTTGTCCTTAAACCAAGGAGAACTAACCTATTTTAAGATAGTGCAATTTGCTCTTTTTGGTTTTACAGTCTACTTTGTCTTGTATAGCTTGATGCTCTTTTGCAATCACACGCATAACGTATTTCGACGTGAGATTCAGATGAATATGAGAGCAGATTTATTTGGTAAGTTAATGACAAATAAGGATTATAGTGAAGATGAAAAAATCACCATGCTCACACAGGATATGGAGTATTTGGGGGATAATTATTTAGAAAAGTACATTAACATAATTTGCTGGGGATTTGTTGCTTTACTAACAGCAATTTATATTATTACGCAAAATCTGTTACTGGGGAGTATTTTTGTCTTCTTTACTATCTTACGCCCTATTCCTCAATATTTAATGAACAAAAGGCTCAAACATACTGGTGACGATATGGCTCAAGGCAGAGTGGAGGTTCATAATCAGGTATCTGACAGCATCCGAGGAGCGCAGACTCTGCTCATGAATCAAGCGATTCTGGAAAATAGACAAAAATTATGGAATGTGAATTGGAAATATCAACGAGCTATCCAAAAATTTTGCTTCACCCATAATATCGTCTTCTTTTGTAATGGCTTTATGGTATTTCTGAGTCAGGTTTTACCGCTTGTGTTAGGTTTCTTCTTTTCCATGAATGGTCATAGGGTATCTGTCGCTAGTCTTGTCGCCATGTATATCGCAGCTGGTCAGTTGGTGAGTCCTATCCAGACAATCATGTATGATACAGTAGATATACAAGGGGCAAAAACGACTGCGGACAAGATTTATGGAGTATTAGACAGTAAAGATGATAAACAACTGGCGAAAGATGATATGCAAGAACTTCGTGCCCTGCACATCCAAAATTTAAGTAAATCTTATGGTAGCAGACAGCTTTTTACCCATCTGAATTTGGACATCCAAACTGGTCAGAAAGTTTTAATCAAGGGACCGAGTGGCTGTGGGAAATCGACCTTGTTTCGGATAATTATTGGTGAGGAGCAGGCTGATGAAGGTCAGATTACTGGTGTGACAACAACTAATAACTATACATCTCATTTTGTATCTAGTGTTGGTATTATTAGCCAGCATCCATTCCTTTTTAATGACACAGTTCGATATAATTTGACTTTGGGACAAGTCTTTTCTGATGAAGATTTGTGGTTTGTTTTAAAACAAGTCAAGCTCGACAATGAATTAACAGAAGGGTTGGACTTTGTTGTCAGTAACAATGGTGACAATATTTCGGGTGGTCAGAGGGTTCGGATTGAACTGGCAAGATTTCTTCTGCGTAAAAAGGATGTTTTACTAGTAGATGAGGTAACTGCTGCCTTGGACGAGGAAAACAGCAAGATGGTGCGTGATCTACTGTTTTCTCTACCTGTTATGATGCTAGAAATTGCTCACCATATTGAGGATGAAAGTAGATATAATCAAATTTTAGACTTAGGAAAATATTGAGCTATTTTTGATAGCTCTTTTTTTGTGATAGAAGCTCCAAGCTATATATAATACGCTTGAGCTAATTTATAGAAAGTATAGGAAAACTCCCCTTATAGTTTTAGTGAATTTTTGTTTTTTTCATTGTCCACTATAAGGGAGTATATCACATCATGGCGTGGGTGGGTTTTTGTTTTCTTGAGAATTCCCTTTATTCATGATAAAATAAAAAAGATAATGCTAGTACTTGGAGAGAAAATGAACTATTATAATGTTGGAAAGATTGTGAATACGCAAGGTTTGCAAGGTGAAATGCGTGTACTATCGGTGACGGATTTTGCAGAGGAACGTTTTAAAAAGGGAAGTATGTTGGCCCTTTTTGATAAGAAAGATAATTTTGTCATGAATGTGGAAATTTCCAGTCATCGTAAGATGAAAAATTTTGATATTATCAAATTCAAAGGAATGTACCATATCAATGACATTGAGAAATATCGTGATTTTACTTTGAAAGTGGCTGAAGAAGATTTATCGGATTTAGATGAGGGCGAATTTTATTATCATGAAATTATTGGCTTGAATGTTTATGAACAGGATATTTTGATTGGAACAATTAAAGAAATTTTGCAGCCGGGTGCCAACGATGTCTGGGTGGTAAAGCGCAAAGGCAAGCGTGATTTACTATTGCCTTATATTCCGCCTGTTGTGTTGAATATTGATCTTGAAAATAGTCGAGTGGATGTGGAAATTCCGGAAGGACTGGATGATGAAGATTGACATTTTAACATTATTTCCGGAGATGTTTGCCCCGCTGGAGCATTCAATAGTTGGCAAGGCGCGTGAAAAAGGATTGTTAGAGATTCACTATCATAACTTTCGGGAAAATGCAGAGAAATCACGACATGTTGATGATGAGCCTTATGGAGGCGGTCAAGGGATGTTGCTCAGAGCGCAACCAATTTTTGATGCTTATGATGCGATTGAGAAAAAACAGCCACGGGTTATTTTGTTAGATCCCGCTGGTCGAACGTTTGATCAAGCCTATGCGGAAGAGCTTTCCCAAGAAGAAGAATTGATTTTTATTTGTGGACATTATGAAGGTTATGATGAGCGGATTAAAAGTTTGGTGACAGACGAAATCTCGCTTGGAGACTATGTTTTGACCGGTGGAGAATTGGCTGCCATGACGATGATCGATGCGACGGTACGGCTGATTCCTGAAGTTCTTGGTAAGGAAGCCAGTCATACTGATGATAGTTTTTCATCAGGGCTTTTAGAATATCCTCAATATACTCGCCCGTATGATTTTCGTGGAATGGTTGTGCCAGATATTTTGATGAGTGGTCATCATGAAAATATCCGAAAATGGCGTCTGTATGAGAGTTTGAAAAAGACTTACGAGCGTCGTCCAGATTTGCTAGAAAAATATGAGTTCACAGCAGAAGAAACTGAAATGCTGGAAGAGATTCGTAAAGAAAAAAGCGATTGGTAAGAGTAAAAGTTTTCTAATGCTATTTAGAAAGCTTTTTTATTATTGTTAAAAAAACAGATAAAAAATTCTTGACAGCTAATTTCTATCATGGTATCATATTAACCAGTTAATAAACTGGTTAAACACTAGTTAAGGAGTGGTTTATGAAATTAAAGAAATATCTATTTTCTATTTTTGTGGTAGGATTGACTTTGTTGTTGACAGCGTGTGGAACAAGTCCAAAAAAACAGAGTAAAGGTCTGAAAATTGTAACAAGTTTTTATCCGATTTATGCTATGGTCAAAGAAGTATCAGGCGATTTAAATGATGTTCGGATGATTCAATCAAGTAGTGGGATTCATTCATTTGAGCCGTCGGCGAATGATGTAGCTGCTATCTACGATGCGGATGTCTTTGTTTACCACTCTCATACCTTGGAGTCGTGGGCAGGGAAATTAGATCCAAATCTAAAAAAATCCAAAGTGAAGGTACTTGAAGCTTCAGAAGGGATGAAGCTGGAGCGTGTGCCGGGATTAGAAGATGTAGCTGCTGGTGAGGGAGTGGATGAAAAGACTCTTTACGACCCACATACATGGTTAGACCCAGAAAAAGTGGCAGAAGAAGCACAGATTATCGCTGATAAACTTTCGAAGATTGATAGTAAAAATAAAGAAACCTATCAAAAAAATGCGAAAGAACTAGTAGATAAGGCAAAAGAGTTGACTAAAAAATATCAACCGATTTTCAAAGTGGCGAAACAAAAAACATTTGTGACGCAGCATACGGCCTTTTCTTACTTGGCAAAGCGATTTGGATTGACCCAATTGGGGATTGCTGGGATTTCACCAGAGCAAGAGCCTAGTCCACGTCAGCTGACGGAAATTGAAGAGTTTGTGAAACAATACAAGGTCAAGACAATTTTTGTGGAAAGCAATGCGTCATCAAAAGTTGCGAAAACTTTGGTCAAATCTACAGGCGTTAAACTAAAACAATTAAACCCTTTGGAAGCTGATCCGCAAAATAATCATACTTATCTTGAAAATCTAGAAGCCAATCTAGCGGTATTGGCAAAAGAATTGAAAAAATGAGGAGAATCATGAAGAAAAAATATCTTATCGGTTCTGTTGCAGTTGTTGTCTTAAGTTTGTGTAGCTATGAGCTAGGGCGTCATCAGACAGTATCTAGCAAGGAAAATAACCGTGTTGCTTATGTAAATGGAAAATCTAAAGCAAACAAGGGCAAGCAAGCAGAGAATTTGTCGCCTGATGAAGTGAGTGCAAAAGAAGGAATCAATGCGGAACAGATTGTTGTCAAAATTACAGACCAAGGTTACGTAACTTCTCACGGTGATCATTATCATTATTATAATGGGAAAGTCCCTTATGATGCCATTATCAGTGAAGAGCTGATTATGCGGGATCCAAACTATACCTTGCAGCAGTCTGATATTATCAATGAAGTGAAAGATGGCTACATTATCAAGGTAAATGGGAAATATTACCTTTACTTGAAAGATCCAAATCATACCAGTAATGTTCGTACAAAAGAAGAAATTGCTCGCCAAAGGGCAGAGTATAGCGGCAAAGGCCATAAGGGAGCGAAAGGTGGTGCTGTAACAACAGCTGTCAAAGAAGCTCGTGCACAAGGTCGTTATACGACGGATGACGGCTATGTTTTCAATCCGACAGATGTGATAGAAGATACTGGAGATGGCTTCATCGTACCGCATGGTAATCATTTCCATTATATTCCAAAGAAAGATTTGTCTCCTAGTGAGTTAGCTGCTGCTCAGAGCTATTGGGACAACAAACACAAATCTGGCGGTACGACATCAACTCCGAGTCCAAGTCCAACGCCATCAAGACCATCAAATGGCGGAACTACACTACCTTCTATCCATTACCAACCATCAACGCCGGGAACACAGACCCATCAGGGCAATAATTATCATGCGCAGCCATCACAACCAAGTCATCAGAATACTCCATCTGCTCATCAAGAAATCATCAATCTGTTAAAACAACTGTACTTGATGCCGTTAAACCAACGTCATGTGGAATCTGATGGTTTGATATTTGACCCGGCACAGATTACTAAAAAATCTTCTAGTGGGGTGGCAGTGCCACATGGTAATCATTATCATTTCATTTACTATAGTCAAATGTCGCCACTAGAAGAAAAAATTTCGCGGATGATTGTTCCTGGTACGGACTATTCAGAAGCGAAAAAGCTAGCTGGTCAAAGTAATCAACAGACAAACCCAAGTAAACCGAACCAAGATACGGGCAAGGATCAAACACAGCCAAGCAAACCTAATGATGGCAAGCAAACTGAGCCAAGCAAAGAGCCTGAAAAGCCAAAAGAAGAACCATCTGAGACAGAAGTGACAGATGAACAGATTCAAACCTTTATCAATAAGGCTGAAAGTTTGATAAGTAAGGTGACAAATGCTAGTCAAAAGGCAAACTTTGAAGAGCAACTCGCTGGTATCAAATCTGGCTTCACTCTTGGAACAGAAGAAAAAGCAACAGTGCTTCAAAAAGTGAAAGATTTGTTGTCTGAAATCGTCAAGGCGGTTGATCCGGAAACACAAGCGGGACTGACAAAGAAAAATGCTGAAATCGTTGCTGCTTTCAAGAAAGTCTTAACACCAATTCGTCAAACGCTTGAAAGCAAAGGGGATAAAGCACAACTGGCAACGGTTGAAGACCTCATGCAACAGGCTGCCAATCCGAATGTGGATAAGCTTGCCTTATTGGATAAGGTTTTGAAATTGTCAAGTGAGGTACAGCACCCTGACCGCGCAGGCAAAGCAAATTCGCAAATTGCTTATACGGCTGATGAAGTAGCATTAGCTAAAGCTGCAGGTCGTTATGCAACATCGGACGGTTATATCTTTGATCCACATGATTTGACGGAAGACCAAGGCGATGGCTATACAGCTCCGCACATGAATCACAGTCATTATATTCCTAAGAGCGATTTGTCCAAGTCAGAAAGACAGGCGGCAGAAGCTTATATGAAGAATAAAAAGCCTCAAAAATCTGAAGATAACCAAACGAATCCAAATAAGGAAACAGCTTTGTCTATTTACAATCGTGTAACCCCAGCTAAAAAGGTGCCAGTTGAAGCGATGCCTTATAACACAGCCTATGTTGTAGACATGAAAAACGGTCAGCTCATCATTCCGCATCATGACCATTATCATAATATCTCTCTTTCTTGGTTTGATCAAGGACTTTACAAAGCACCTGACGGCTACAGCATGGAAGATTTCCTTGCGACCGTGAAATATTACGTCACTCATCCAGAAGACCGTCCGCATTCTGACAATGGTTTTGGTAATTCTAGTCAGCATGGTAAGAAAAATCAATCAGATAACGGAAAGAACTATGCACCAAATGAAGAGCCAGAAGATAAGAAAGACGACTCTGCAAGTAAAGAGGTAGATGATGA
This Streptococcus anginosus DNA region includes the following protein-coding sequences:
- a CDS encoding ATP-binding cassette domain-containing protein; translation: MNKIFHYLDKKTKFYTVIGALANGGLALAQPLVVSRALSLNQGELTYFKIVQFALFGFTVYFVLYSLMLFCNHTHNVFRREIQMNMRADLFGKLMTNKDYSEDEKITMLTQDMEYLGDNYLEKYINIICWGFVALLTAIYIITQNLLLGSIFVFFTILRPIPQYLMNKRLKHTGDDMAQGRVEVHNQVSDSIRGAQTLLMNQAILENRQKLWNVNWKYQRAIQKFCFTHNIVFFCNGFMVFLSQVLPLVLGFFFSMNGHRVSVASLVAMYIAAGQLVSPIQTIMYDTVDIQGAKTTADKIYGVLDSKDDKQLAKDDMQELRALHIQNLSKSYGSRQLFTHLNLDIQTGQKVLIKGPSGCGKSTLFRIIIGEEQADEGQITGVTTTNNYTSHFVSSVGIISQHPFLFNDTVRYNLTLGQVFSDEDLWFVLKQVKLDNELTEGLDFVVSNNGDNISGGQRVRIELARFLLRKKDVLLVDEVTAALDEENSKMVRDLLFSLPVMMLEIAHHIEDESRYNQILDLGKY
- the rimM gene encoding ribosome maturation factor RimM (Essential for efficient processing of 16S rRNA), with product MNYYNVGKIVNTQGLQGEMRVLSVTDFAEERFKKGSMLALFDKKDNFVMNVEISSHRKMKNFDIIKFKGMYHINDIEKYRDFTLKVAEEDLSDLDEGEFYYHEIIGLNVYEQDILIGTIKEILQPGANDVWVVKRKGKRDLLLPYIPPVVLNIDLENSRVDVEIPEGLDDED
- the trmD gene encoding tRNA (guanosine(37)-N1)-methyltransferase TrmD; amino-acid sequence: MKIDILTLFPEMFAPLEHSIVGKAREKGLLEIHYHNFRENAEKSRHVDDEPYGGGQGMLLRAQPIFDAYDAIEKKQPRVILLDPAGRTFDQAYAEELSQEEELIFICGHYEGYDERIKSLVTDEISLGDYVLTGGELAAMTMIDATVRLIPEVLGKEASHTDDSFSSGLLEYPQYTRPYDFRGMVVPDILMSGHHENIRKWRLYESLKKTYERRPDLLEKYEFTAEETEMLEEIRKEKSDW
- a CDS encoding metal ABC transporter solute-binding protein, Zn/Mn family gives rise to the protein MKLKKYLFSIFVVGLTLLLTACGTSPKKQSKGLKIVTSFYPIYAMVKEVSGDLNDVRMIQSSSGIHSFEPSANDVAAIYDADVFVYHSHTLESWAGKLDPNLKKSKVKVLEASEGMKLERVPGLEDVAAGEGVDEKTLYDPHTWLDPEKVAEEAQIIADKLSKIDSKNKETYQKNAKELVDKAKELTKKYQPIFKVAKQKTFVTQHTAFSYLAKRFGLTQLGIAGISPEQEPSPRQLTEIEEFVKQYKVKTIFVESNASSKVAKTLVKSTGVKLKQLNPLEADPQNNHTYLENLEANLAVLAKELKK
- a CDS encoding pneumococcal-type histidine triad protein, whose amino-acid sequence is MKKKYLIGSVAVVVLSLCSYELGRHQTVSSKENNRVAYVNGKSKANKGKQAENLSPDEVSAKEGINAEQIVVKITDQGYVTSHGDHYHYYNGKVPYDAIISEELIMRDPNYTLQQSDIINEVKDGYIIKVNGKYYLYLKDPNHTSNVRTKEEIARQRAEYSGKGHKGAKGGAVTTAVKEARAQGRYTTDDGYVFNPTDVIEDTGDGFIVPHGNHFHYIPKKDLSPSELAAAQSYWDNKHKSGGTTSTPSPSPTPSRPSNGGTTLPSIHYQPSTPGTQTHQGNNYHAQPSQPSHQNTPSAHQEIINLLKQLYLMPLNQRHVESDGLIFDPAQITKKSSSGVAVPHGNHYHFIYYSQMSPLEEKISRMIVPGTDYSEAKKLAGQSNQQTNPSKPNQDTGKDQTQPSKPNDGKQTEPSKEPEKPKEEPSETEVTDEQIQTFINKAESLISKVTNASQKANFEEQLAGIKSGFTLGTEEKATVLQKVKDLLSEIVKAVDPETQAGLTKKNAEIVAAFKKVLTPIRQTLESKGDKAQLATVEDLMQQAANPNVDKLALLDKVLKLSSEVQHPDRAGKANSQIAYTADEVALAKAAGRYATSDGYIFDPHDLTEDQGDGYTAPHMNHSHYIPKSDLSKSERQAAEAYMKNKKPQKSEDNQTNPNKETALSIYNRVTPAKKVPVEAMPYNTAYVVDMKNGQLIIPHHDHYHNISLSWFDQGLYKAPDGYSMEDFLATVKYYVTHPEDRPHSDNGFGNSSQHGKKNQSDNGKNYAPNEEPEDKKDDSASKEVDDEKENSKGTEKPTVNAEEEAEKARAASYGLSLQDFRAKMIKIAFKYGLSLEKFTYHPENKTVSYTDTTGAVKSINVLTGELVS